A region of Anguilla rostrata isolate EN2019 chromosome 10, ASM1855537v3, whole genome shotgun sequence DNA encodes the following proteins:
- the cenpe gene encoding centromere-associated protein E isoform X2, with translation MTEESAVKVCVRVRPLIQREEASTENSEPVALYWKADKQAIHQIDDGSVTKTFSFDRVFSAEESTNQLYQDIAKPLVVSAVEGYNGTIFAYGQTSSGKTFTMMGSNRIPGVIPLAMEDVFQTIKNCPKKEFLLRVSYMEIYNETVTDLLCDSWKRKPLEIREGNYKNVYVADLTEELVTSAEQALSWIRKGEKNRHYGKTKMNQRSSRSHTIFRMILESRERSDPASGENADGAIIVSHLNLVDLAGAERASQTGAEGARLKEGCNINRSLFTLGQVIKKLSDENQGGFTNYRDSKLTRILQNSLGGNAKTVIICTITPATVEETISTLQFASAAKRMKNDPHVTEVSDDGALLRRYRNEIVDLKRRLQEVSSVTQTTATEKEVLAQLLQEKDQLQREQQDRIRNLTKIIVTSSNFVVAEKKVPKRRVTWGGKLFRPVQSGDFHIGDAEFGPSEPSVKKRKADLSVLLEQDDDSTEFDSQWETPDDIQFDIEMNQSNVTIRSVTDSDFPSPSRLGELSEKVASLEMQLQMETQQKQEAVEMSSSLEKRVAELEKQLEVQEQELLKDPQEEELGEPSEKVASLEMQLQMETQQKQEAVEMSTSLEKRVAELEKQLEVQEQELLKDPQEEYKKDLGDTIQLCEALVSEKANIAAERDLIKQELSILKDENLLLRRDKDHLLKEIEEKREMQEFSSLEQESAKQYEIELLAEISSIKKVAEKSVACVQKLEADMSAMSTLLKRKEEVIKELQNINGKDLVQENQQLRRSLADAEELSRETKKEWAFLRSDNLSLKERDSSMSTDYEKMKNEVTALCSKLEVEKSRFKKMQVDLQKELQGAFEENTKLTTLLDGKVPKNLIDSIELERTVTGLKKELEMHQEQESFLQSKVEELEALKDLPVQVESLKKQICDLTEELCAARAEKDCLLSAQTSSDAEIGRLTAEVQQAQDQLAEAQAKLSDAEIREDHLSQQHLDITQQAEELKAELKNLTEEKCQLLNTVEELNMKAERSREHETSIEGKLLEQQLLVKDLENKLEETQESSTHAEEHFKEISKQHQDQITQLSEELQLVRSERDALQSERTNTGHLSEEEQEKLRSQVTSLSEERDQLQEILEGVREERNQLKRDLQEKEEMVVQVQEELRQHLNSGHQALEETAQTELQQKIQQLAEELEGVREERTKLQSDLQENMETATETKNLLQSTQEELKQQQQLNTDLKMQSSDIESHLEQIKQLSEELQLVRSERDALLSERTNTGHLSEEEQEKLCLHVTSLTEERDQLQEILEGVREERNQLKGELQEKEEMMIENREELRAAEDLMRSQQENIQHLETQVAQVESVTAVSSVVCDRDQPNTDDLQDQATETLNLLHSIQEELKQQQQLNVELKKQSSEIESQLEQQITQLNEELQLVRSERDALQSERTNTGHLSEEEQEKLRSHVTSLTEERDQLQEILEGVREDRNQLKVNLQEKEEMVVQIHEELRQQKHLASEHEALGESEQAELQQQIQQLNEELEGVKADRSQLKCDMQENVEMMIENQDELRAAQDKIRKQQEVVQDLKTQILQLKSKLVNVNGAEDNLTNLEDLQDQIKQLSEELQLVRSERDALLSERTNAGHVSEEEREKLCSHITSLTEERDQLQEILEGVREDRNQLKRELQEKEEMSVEGQAELLSAQEELKLQQQLNSDLQAQISEKESQLEQITQLSEELQLVCSERDALQSERTNTGHLSEEEQEKLRSQVTSLTEERDQLQEILEGVREERNQLKRELQEKEEMSVEGQAELLSAQEDLKLQQQLNSDLQAQISEKESQLQEITQLSEELQLVRSERDALQSERTNTGHLSEEEQEKLCSQVTSLTEERDQLQEILEGVREERNQLKRDLQEKEESVEGQAELLSAQEELKLQQQLNSDLQAQISEKESRLEQQVAQVQEELRQQQHLNSEHQALREREQAELHQQIQQLTAELEGVREERTKLQSDLQENTEMAKETQNLLHSIQEDLKQQQVLNADLKTQNSEIETRLEQQITQLSEELQLVRSERDALQSERTNTTHLSEEEQEKLHSQVTSLTEERDQLQEVLEGVREERSQLKRDLLEKEEMLAQVQKQLLEKGHLNAEQQTLREKEQAEFQQQIQKLAEELEGVREECQQKAELEKASQEALSEANAAIASLREQIRDLEEKSSPAGQGGERLRARLEESELELQKVLEKFQKFADSAAGALKSLEQPLKDASLVQNELAFQVLASIPKPLRALYVEFRKSTDGISDLLWRTARGSAGVAQLHRQQLEAQASQDAACFEESRLQDLLIRAAGDPGDLLAATSDDFRQVWDQRLHELLERREQKLQEMNSVLAELEEGVARNAATVSEELPEQQRTNEELRALVTAPTLDLAALESLLERERARRTLVLQSKKAVFLNLQNEYFKMGSDLKAFKAQASQQLKEERSRSLTLLQKRESGPAKSEAELLQSLQELTLKLQQSETLVKAVQTRAGELEEAQARAEDRVSKHKEATQLLQTELQDVCAQLKEKEGAVRGLEGMLRESEAQVKRGMAPSAVELDEMKNKLIKMELELTARASTHQEELEKMTSMLDHKEEALRKLKEALRKTQQQGDESFMEESIYAKGTATIGGRTVQSSIVMEKNRLEEEVKQLKKKIVQLESLISSQQLEITKWKTRATKLKENRKEGVKAEMPLSPHTPTKRRRPITSEGHILDSPKSKFFDARSVSESVSANCPKQFFDNSTLGNVPEVLYPPTMPELGSPESPEIDLNAAVEDKNAEWWPMSPTQSDNCKTQ, from the exons atgacagaagaatCTGCAGTTAAAGTCTGCGTGAGGGTTCGACCGTTAATACAAAG ggAGGAGGCGAGTACGGAAAATTCAGAGCCAGTCGCTTTGTATTGGAAAGCGGATAAACAAGCTATACATCAGATAGACGATGGCAGTGTTACGAAGACCTTCAGCTTTG ATAGGGTTTTCAGTGCGGAAGAATCAACAAATCAGCTGTACCAAGACATTGCAAAGCCCCTTGTTGTTTCTGCTGTGGAAGGGTACAATG GGACAATATTTGCCTACGGACAAACTTCTTCCGGAAAGACCTTTACCATGATGGGGAGCAATCGCATCCCTGGGGTGATACCACTGGCCATGGAAGATGTCTTCCAGACAATTAAAAAC TGTCCAAAAAAAGAGTTTCTTCTGAGGGTGTCCTATATGGAAATCTACAATGAGACCGTTACGGACTTGCTCTGTGATAGCTGGAAGAGAAAACCACTGGAAATCCGAGAAGGGaactat aaaaatgtttatgtgGCTGATCTGACTGAGGAGTTGGTGACATCTGCTGAACAAGCCCTCTCTTGGATCAGAAAAGGAGAAA agaatcGTCATTATGGGAAGACCAAAATGAACCAACGGAGCAGTCGCTCGCATACCATTTTCCGCATG ATTTTGGAAAGCCGTGAACGCAGTGATCCGGCTTCGGGTGAAAACGCCGATGGCGCCATCATTGTGTCACATCTG AACTTGGTTGACTTGGCTGGTGCGGAAAGGGCTAGCCAAACAGGAGCTGAGG GAGCTCGACTCAAAGAAGGATGCAATATAAATCGCAGCTTGTTCACCCTTGGGCAGGTGATCAAGAAGTTGTCTGATGAGAATCAAGG GGGCTTCACAAATTACAGGGACAGTAAACTTACCAGAATTCTCCAAAACTCATTGGGTGGCAATGCTAAAACTGTCATCATCTGTACCATCACTCCTGCAACGGTAGAGGAAACAATCAGCACTCTACAG TTTGCCAGTGCTGCAAAGCGCATGAAAAATGATCCCCACGTCACAGAGGTTTCGGACGACGGAGCCCTGCTTAGGAgatacagaaatgaaattgtGGACCTGAAGCGACGTCTGCAAGAG GTTTCTTCTGTCACACAAACAACGGCGACCGAGAAGGAGGTTTTGGCCCAGCTGCTGCAAGAAAAGGATCAGCTTCAACGGGAACAACAGGACAGGATTAGAAACTTGACCAAAATCATAGTCACCTCTTCCAACTTTGTTGTCGCTGAAAAAAAG GTTCCGAAGAGAAGAGTCACGTGGGGTGGCAAGCTTTTCAGGCCCGTGCAATCGGGCGACTTTCACATTGGAGACGCTGAGTTTGGCCCATCGGAACCATCTGTCAAGAAGAGAAAAGCGGATCTGTCGGTGTTGTTGGAACAGGATGATG aTAGCACGGAGTTCGATTCTCAATGGGAAACGCCGGACGATATCCAGTTCGACATAGAGATGAATCAGAGCAATGTTACGATACGAAGCGTAACTGACAG TGACTTCCCCTCTCCCAGCCGGCTGGGTGAACTTAGCGAGAAGGTTGCCAGCCTGGAAATGCAGCTGCAAATGGAGACCCAGCAGAAGCAGGAAGCTGTTGAAATGAGCTCATCTCTGGAGAAGAGGGTGGCAGAGCTGGAGAAACAGCTGGAGGTCCAAGAACAAGAGTTGCTCAAAGATCCACAGGAGGAG GAGCTGGGTGAACCTAGCGAGAAGGTTGCCAGCCTGGAAATGCAGCTGCAAATGGAGACCCAGCAGAAGCAGGAAGCTGTTGAAATGAGCACATCTCTGGAGAAGAGGGTGGCAGAGCTGGAGAAACAGCTGGAGGTCCAAGAACAAGAGTTGCTCAAAGATCCACAGGAGGAG TACAAGAAGGATCTGGGAGACACCATCCAACTTTGTGAAGCACTTGTATCTGAAAAG GCAAATATTGCTGCCGAGCGTGATCTCATCAAGCAGGAATTGAGCATCTTGAAGGATGAAAACTTGCTCTTGAGGCGAGACAAGGATCATCTCCTGAAGGAGATCGAGGAGAAGCGAGAGATGCAGGAATTTAGTTCTCTGGAACAGGAGAGCGCCAAACAGTATGAG ATTGAACTGCTTGCTGAAATTTCCAGTATAAAGAAGGTAGCAGAGAAGTCTGTTGCTTGTGTTCAAAAGCTTGAG gctgaTATGTCTGCCATGTCAACTCTGCTTAAACGGAAGGAGGAGGTTATAAAGGAATTACAGAATATT AACGGCAAAGATTTAGTCCAGGAGAATCAGCAGTTGAGACGATCCCTGGCTGATGCTGAGGAGTTGAGTCGTGAGACGAAGAAGGAGTGGGCCTTTCTGCGCAGTGACAATCTCTCACTGAAGGAGAGGGAT TCATCGATGAGCACAGACTACGAGAAGATGAAGAACGAGGTGACAGCCCTTTGCAGTAAACTAGAGGTGGAGAAATCTCGCTTTAAGAAGATGCAGGTTGATCTACAGAAGGAGCTACAGGGGGCCTTTGAAGAGAACACCAAATTGACCACCCTTCTTGATGGAAAAGTCCCCAAAA ATCTTATTGACAGTATTGAACTGGAGAGGACAGTCACTGGTTTGAAGAAAGAGCTTGAGATGCATCAGGAGCAGGAGAGCTTCCTGCAGTCTaaggtggaggagctggaggctctGAAGGACCTCCCAGTTCAAGTTGAAAGTTTAAAGAAACAG ATTTGCGACCTTACAGAAGAGCTTTGTGCTGCTCGGGCTGAGAAGGACTGCCTGCTCTCTGCTCAGACCAGCAGTGATGCAGAAATCGGGAGGCTAACGGCTGAAGTCCAGCAAGCCCAGGACCAGCTGGCTGAAGCGCAAGCCAAGCTAAGCGACGCAGAAATCAGGGAGGATCATCTGTCCCAGCAGCATCTCGACATCACCCAGCAGGCCGAGGAACTAAAAGCAGAGTTGAAGAACCTCACGGAAGAAAAATGCCAACTTCTCAACACTGTGGAAGAACTAAACATGAAG GCTGAGAGAAGCAGAGAACATGAGACTTCTATTGAAGGAAAGCTGCTTGAACAACAGCTTTTGGTGAAAGACTTGGAGAACAAACTTGAGGAAACTCAAGAGTCATCCACACATGCAGAAGAGCACTTCAAAGAGATTTCTAAGCAGCATCAAGACCAG ATTACGCAGCTGAGTGAGGAGCTTCAGCTGGTGCGCAGTGAGAGAGATGCTCTCCAGTCAGAGAGGACAAACACTGGTCATCTTTCAGAGGAGGAACAGGAGAAACTCCGCTCACAAGTCACCTCCCTCTCTGAGGAGAGAGACCAGCTCCAGGAGATActggagggagtgagagaggagagaaaccaGTTGAAGAGAGACCtgcaagagaaagaggagatg GTGGTGCAGGTCCAGGAGGAGCTGAGGCAGCATCTGAACTCTGGGCATCAGGCCCTTGAAGAGACAGCCCAAACTGAGCTTCAACAGAAG ATCCAGCAGTTGGCTGAGGAActggagggagtgagagaggagagaaccaAGCTACAGAGTGACCTGCAGGAGAACATGGAGACG GCCACAGAAACTAAAAATCTGCTTCAGTCTACCCAAGAGGAgttaaaacaacagcagcaacttAACACTGACCTCAAGATGCAAAGCTCAGATATTGAGAGCCATCTAGAACAG ATAAAGCAGCTGAGTGAGGAGCTTCAGCTGGTGCGCAGTGAGAGAGATGCTCTCCTATCAGAGAGGACAAACACTGGTCATCTTTCAGAGGAGGAACAGGAGAAACTTTGCTTGCATGTCACCTCTCTCACTGAGGAGAGAGACCAGCTCCAGGAGATActggagggagtgagagaggagaggaaccaGCTGAAGGGAGAACtgcaggagaaagaggagatg ATGATCGAGAATCGAGAGGAGCTGAGGGCTGCTGAAGACTTAATGAGATCCCAACAGGAAAATATTCAACACTTGGAGACTCAGGTTGCACAGGTGGAGTCGGTGACTGCCGTGAGCAGTGTTGTCTGTGACAGGGACCAACCCAACACAGACGACCTTCAAGATCAA GCCACAGAAACCCTAAATCTGCTTCACTCAATCCAAGAGGAGctgaaacaacagcagcaacttAATGTTGAGCTGAAGAAACAAAGCTCTGAAATTGAGAGCCAACTTGAACAACAG ATAACGCAGCTGAATGAGGAGCTTCAGCTGGTGCGCAGTGAGAGAGATGCTCTCCAGTCAGAGAGGACAAACACTGGTCATCTTTCAGAGGAGGAACAAGAGAAACTCCGCTCACATGTCACCTCCCTCACTGAGGAGAGAGACCAGCTCCAGGAGATActggagggagtgagagaggacaggaacCAGCTGAAGGTGaacctgcaggagaaggaggagatg GTGGTGCAGATCCATGAGGAACTGAGACAGCAAAAGCATCTGGCTTCAGAGCATGAGGCCCTGGGAGAAAGCGAACAAGCTGAGCTTCAACAGCAG ATCCAACAGCTTAATGAGGAGCTAGAGGGCGTGAAGGCAGACAGAAGCCAGTTGAAGTGTGACATGCAGGAGAATGTGGAGATG ATGATTGAAAATCAAGATGAACTGAGAGCAGCTCAAGATAAAATCCGAAAACAACAGGAAGTCGTTCAAGACCTGAAGACTCAGATATTACAGTTGAAGTCTAAGCTGGTGAATGTGAACGGGGCTGAAGATAACCTAACTAACCTGGAGGACCTTCAAGATCAA ATAAAGCAGTTGAGTGAGGAGCTTCAGCTGGTGCGCAGTGAGAGAGATGCTCTCCTGTCTGAGAGAACGAACGCTGGTCATGTGTCAGAGGAGGAACGAGAGAAACTTTGCTCGCACATCACTTCCCTCACTGAGGAGAGAGACCAGCTCCAGGAGATActggagggagtgagagaggacaggaacCAGCTGAAGAGAGAactgcaggagaaggaggagatg AGTGTAGAGGGACAAGCAGAGCTCCTCAGTGCCCAGGAGGAGCtgaaactgcagcagcagctgaactctgaccttcAGGCCCAGATCTCTGAGAAGGAGTCTCAGCTGGAGCAG ATAACGCAGCTGAGCGAGGAGCTTCAgctggtgtgcagtgagagagatgcTCTCCAGTCAGAGAGGACAAACACTGGTCATCTTTCAGAGGAGGAACAGGAGAAACTCCGCTCACAAGTCACCTCCCTCACTGAGGAGAGAGACCAGCTCCAGGAGATActggagggagtgagagaggagaggaaccaGCTGAAGAGAGAactgcaggagaaggaggagatg AGTGTGGAGGGACAAGCAGAGCTCCTCAGTGCCCAGGAGGATCtgaaactgcagcagcagctgaactctgacctccaGGCCCAGATCTCTGAGAAGGAGTCTCAGCTGCAGGAG ATAACGCAGCTGAGTGAGGAGCTTCAGCTGGTGCGCAGTGAGAGAGATGCTCTCCAGTCAGAGAGGACAAACACTGGTCATCTTTCAGAGGAGGAACAGGAGAAACTCTGCTCACAGGTCACCTCCCTCACTGAGGAGAGAGACCAGCTCCAGGAGATActggagggagtgagagaggagaggaaccaGCTGAAGAGAGacctgcaggagaaggaggag AGTGTAGAGGGACAAGCAGAGCTCCTCAGTGCCCAGGAGGAGCtgaaactgcagcagcagctgaactctgaccttcAGGCCCAGATCTCAGAGAAGGAGTCTCGGCTGGAGCAGCAG GTGGCGCAGGTCCAGGAGGAGCtgaggcagcagcagcacctgaaCTCCGAGCATCAGGccctgagggagagggagcaggccGAGCTTCATCAGCAG ATCCAGCAGTTGACTGCGGAGctggagggagtgagagaggagagaaccaAGCTACAGAGTGACCTGCAGGAGAACACTGAGATG GCCAAAGAAACTCAAAATCTGCTTCACTCTATTCAAGAGGACTTGAAACAACAGCAGGTGCTTAATGCTGACCTCAAGACACAAAACTCAGAAATTGAGACTCGCCTAGAACAGCAG ATAACGCAGCTGAGCGAGGAGCTTCAGCTGGTGCGCAGTGAGAGAGATGCTCTCCAGTCAGAGAGGACAAACACTACTCATCTTTCAGAGGAGGAACAGGAGAAACTCCACTCACAAGTCACCTCCCTCACTGAGGAGAGAGACCAGCTCCAGGAGGTActggagggagtgagagaggagaggagccagTTGAAGAGAGACCTGCTGGAGAAGGAAGAGATG CTTGCTCAGGTCCAGAAACAGTTGTTGGAGAAGGGACATCTGAATGCGGAGCAGCAGACCTtaagagaaaaagaacaagCGGAATTCCAGCAGCAG ATCCAGAAGCTGGCAGAGGAActggagggggtgagagaggagtgtcAGCAGAAGGCCGAACTGGAAAAGGCTTCTCAAGAG GCGCTGTCTGAAGCAAACGCAGCCATAGCCAGCCTGAGGGAGCAGATCCGTGACCTTGAAGAGAAAAGCAGCCCAgctgggcagggaggggagaggctcCGGGCCCGACTGGAGGAGTCCGAACTGGAGCTGCAG AAAGTTCTGGAGAAGTTCCAGAAGTTTGCCGACAGCGCCGCGGGCGCTCTGAAGAGCCTGGAGCAGCCGCTGAAGGACGCCTCGCTCGTTCAGAACGAGCTGGCCTTCCAGGTCCTGGCGTCCATCCCCAAGCCGCTCCGGGCCCTGTACGTGGAGTTCCGCAAGAGCACCGACGGCATCAGCGACCTCCTCTGGCGGACCGCG AGGGGCAGCGCGGGCGTGGCCCAGCTGCACAGGCAACAGCTGGAGGCCCAGGCCTCGCAGGACGCCGCCTGCTTCGAGGAGAGCCGCCTGCAGGACCTGCTGATCCGGGCCGCCGGGGATCCCGGCGACCTGCTCGCCGCGACCAGCGACGACTTCCGCCAGGTCTGGGACCAGCGGCTCCACGAGCTCCTGGAGAGAAGGGAGCAGAAACTGCAG GAAATGAACAGCGTGTTGGCCGAGCTGGAGGAGGGCGTGGCCAGGAACGCAGCCACCGTTTCCGAAGAGCTTCCCGAGCAGCAGAGGACCAACGAGGAGCTGCGGGCCCTGGTCACCGCCCCGACCCTTGACCTCGCGGCGCTCGAAAGCCTGCTGGAGCGCGAACGGGCGAGACGCACCCTGGTGCTGCAGAGCAAGAAGGCCGTTTTCCTG AACCTGCAGAATGAGTACTTCAAGATGGGGAGCGACCTGAAGGCCTTTAAAGCCCAGGCCAGCcagcagctgaaggaggagaggagcaggagccTGACGCTGCTGCAGAAACGGGAGAGCGGCCCGGCCAAGAGCGAGGCCGAGCTGCTGCAGAGCCTCCAGGAGCTCACGCTCAAGCTCCAGCAGTCGGAGACACTCGTCAAG GCGGTGCAGACGAGGGcgggggagctggaggaggcccaGGCCAGGGCGGAGGACAGGGTCTCCAAGCACAAGGAGGCCACGCAGCTCCTGCAGACGGAGCTCCAGGACGTCTGCGCCCagctgaaggagaaggagggcGCCGTCCGGGGCCTGGAGGGGATGCTCCGGGAGAGCGAG GCTCAGGTTAAGAGAGGCATGGCGCCCAGTGCTGTGGAGCTGGACGAGATGAAGAACAAGCTGATCAAAATGGAGCTGGAGCTAACGGCGCGCGCTTCCACACACCAAGAGGA GCTGGAGAAAATGACGTCCATGCTGGATCACAAAGAGGAGGCCTTGAGGAAGCTGAAGGAGGCCCTTCGGAAAACACAGCAGCAAGGCGATGAGTCAT tCATGGAAGAGTCCATCTATGCCAAGGGAACAGCCACCATCGGGGGGCGCACTGTCCAGAGCAGCATAGTCATGGAGAAAAACAGACTTGAAGAGGAAGTGAAGCAGCTGAAGAAGAAAATTGTCCAGCTCGAGAG